A single genomic interval of Oceanithermus profundus DSM 14977 harbors:
- a CDS encoding ABC transporter permease, with amino-acid sequence MTAYILRRFLHLIPTFLGATFLAFLVIQLAPGDFITRLELDPSYDRAQIENFRRLFGLDQPFTVQYAKWLSGFMKGYLGLSLSYQTDVWHVLKPRILNSMVLVISSIVFIYVVSIPIGIYSALRQYSWGDRFWTSFAFFGLAVPNFFFALLMLYFALWLKDTFGHEIFPIGGMRSLYIDGVDFFQAPKWRQWLDVMWHAVLPVIVAGTAGTAGLTRVMRTQMLETKMQDYVRTARAKGLAERVVIYKHILRNAVIPIIASIGFLLPELFGGAGFVEVVMAWPGLTPLILDAIFSIDVYILMGSISISVVLLMIGNLLSDLLLAWVDPRIRYS; translated from the coding sequence CTGGGGGCTACTTTTTTGGCTTTTCTGGTGATCCAGCTGGCCCCGGGCGACTTCATCACCCGGCTCGAGCTGGACCCCTCGTACGACCGCGCACAAATCGAGAACTTCCGGCGCCTCTTCGGCCTGGACCAGCCGTTCACGGTCCAGTACGCCAAGTGGCTGTCGGGTTTTATGAAGGGCTACCTGGGCCTTTCGCTCAGCTATCAAACCGACGTATGGCACGTGCTCAAGCCGCGCATCCTCAACTCGATGGTGCTCGTGATCTCGTCGATCGTCTTCATCTACGTCGTCTCCATACCGATCGGGATCTACTCGGCCCTCAGGCAGTACTCCTGGGGCGACCGCTTCTGGACCAGCTTCGCCTTCTTCGGCCTGGCGGTGCCCAACTTCTTCTTCGCCCTCCTGATGCTCTACTTCGCCCTCTGGCTCAAGGACACCTTCGGCCACGAGATCTTCCCGATCGGGGGGATGCGTTCGCTCTACATCGACGGCGTCGACTTCTTTCAGGCGCCCAAGTGGCGCCAGTGGCTCGACGTGATGTGGCACGCGGTGCTGCCGGTCATCGTCGCCGGGACCGCCGGCACCGCGGGGCTTACGCGCGTGATGCGCACCCAGATGCTCGAGACCAAGATGCAGGACTACGTGCGCACCGCGCGGGCCAAGGGGCTGGCGGAGCGCGTGGTCATCTACAAGCACATCCTGCGCAACGCGGTGATCCCCATCATCGCCTCGATCGGCTTCCTGCTGCCGGAACTCTTCGGGGGCGCTGGCTTCGTGGAGGTGGTGATGGCCTGGCCGGGCCTGACGCCGCTGATCCTCGACGCCATCTTCAGCATCGACGTCTACATCCTCATGGGCAGCATCTCGATCTCGGTGGTGCTGCTGATGATCGGTAACCTGCTCTCCGACCTCTTGCTCGCTTGGGTGGATCCGCGGATCCGCTACAGCTAG